The genomic segment CAAATGCAAAAGCAGCTATCACAATTGTAATTCATATTAAACATACCTCTGCTCTAATATTCTAGATCATAAacgtgttttaataaaatcccAACGTcacaattttttcgaaaaagaaaatacgtttccatgataaatgttttaatataaatgattaatctttataagtacataatatttaatggtttttctatctcttaaaatattcatagaaatgGAAATCGGATTTTGTTaccaataatattttgaaatgctTTAAAGATTATATCTTTCAACAGGTGTAATAAGATCATATATGGAAAACCTTTTACAGAAACCTAGAAACATGTAATTACAATCTATTTACTTTCAATGTATTCGCTATGTACCAAAGATACTGCATTTCAtcgtattatgaaatttatgtgtTACTAAGCTCGGCCTTGACATCGACCGCTCCAACGGGTCGCCTCTGCGTAGTTACATCATTGTTAATATTTCCTCAATTTCCTGGCAATTAAGacaaattcttaaataataaaaacacttTCTAACAATATCAACAACacagaaaatagagaaaaaatagAGACCAATCGTAGTAGTAAATCATACTGCATGTGtgtacatgtacgtatatttctaGAAACTAACACCAATGATGAAGCCGGAAGGCGATGATGCGATTTTTGGCGGCGGGCCAAAAAAAGTCTCATCGACGCCACTTTCATTGCAACAACGTCGACGTAAAACGATCTTTCTAAATGCCATCGGCCTTGTCCTTGACATCGACCGCAGCGTCCCGACGCTACGCAGCCACGATTGCATCAGAATGTTCGATGCACGGAATACACCCAGGAAGGGTGCCGTTAGCAGTGGAAGTATAGAGAAGGGGAAATGTAATACCATGTTGATCATAGTGGGAGGCTTTACGCAGCTGGACAGGTGAGTAGTGGAATTTATCTATATCACTTAACCTCGCGCTGCATCACTTTATGAATCATATTAGgcatcatttttctttcatctcaGAATAAACGTCTGcatttatattatcttctttttcttttattcttttgaaaAGAATTCTTAATGTATTTcctaaatattgataaatttatttataaaattttttcgcAATTTACgaactttaattatttacttaacTTTGCAGGTGTgtcaataaatgtaaatatacaatatatgtacaaaaatgGTTGTGTAAACTATATAcacaatatgtatttatgtataaaatgcaCTATTTACactgttacaaaaatattgtttttcgatattttgtcATACTGTTGTTAAAAGTTTAGGATTACAAGAAAATTAGagattacaaatttatacaatcattttgtattttacataaaataaattattttgtctttttcctcttctgaGCTTTAAACTTCCCTCGAAATGGTTTACCACCACTACTCTTCTTTCCACGTCCCttagttttttcttttgctttcgCCGCACGTAAATCTTTCTTCATTCTTGGATCAACCAATTTATAACGCCCTTTAACACCAGGTGGTCTTGCCGCTTTCTTCTGTGCCATATGTTTTTTCATTACTACGTAAGTAACATCCTTCTTCGGCTCTTTATGTGCTTTCTTGTATAATCTACAAAAAGAATCATAA from the Bombus pyrosoma isolate SC7728 linkage group LG11, ASM1482585v1, whole genome shotgun sequence genome contains:
- the LOC122573107 gene encoding uncharacterized protein LOC122573107; this translates as MMKPEGDDAIFGGGPKKVSSTPLSLQQRRRKTIFLNAIGLVLDIDRSVPTLRSHDCIRMFDARNTPRKGAVSSGSIEKGKCNTMLIIVGGFTQLDRCVNKCKYTIYVQKWLCKLYTQYVFMYKMHYLHCYKNIVFRYFVILLLKV